The Blautia pseudococcoides genome segment AAAATGCCATTGTGCACAGTGTTGAGGTGAGCAGAGAGAAAGCGGAGCTTACGGTGGAAGGGCACAGGGAAGGGGAAAACGTTCTGATCTGCGTATCTGACACAGGCGTGGGAATGACAGAGAAGACCAGGAAGGCACTTCTTATGGAGCCGGGCAGCACAGACAGGCAGGATATCAATACCGCCCATACAGGGCTGGGTGTCTACGCAGTACACCAGAGGTTGAAATATCTGTTCGGGGAAGGGTACGGACTGACCATCCGGTCAAGTCCGGGGGAGGGGACTTGTATCACAATACGGATCCCCTTTCAGATGGACCCGGAGGAAGTCTATGTACGTGCAGAAAATTTAGTGTAGAGGAGACCTGAAAATGGACTTGAAAGTTCTGATTCTTGATGATGAATATATTATACTGGACGGATTATGTTCCTTTCCCTGGGAATCCTACGGCTGCTGTGTGGTGGGAAGCGCTGGAGATGGGGCAGAGGGATTGGCGCTTGCAGCCAAGCATCATCCGGATATTATACTGAGTGATATAAAAATGCCGGGAATGGATGGTTTGGAATTTTCCAAGCAGATAAAACTGGAGGATCCGGACACAGAGATCATCCTGCTGACAGGCTATGATAATTTCTCTTTTGCACAGCAGGCCCTGCGTATCGGGGTCTGCGAGTACCTGCTCAAACCTGTGAATTTCAGAGAAATGCATGCAGTGATCGAAAAAGTCTGCAGCCGCATCCGCCTGCGAAATAAGAAGAAAAAAGATGATTCGGAAATGCGCAAGAAATACCAGAAGACCCTGCCCCTGGTGAGGAGCAAGCTCATCTCTGATCTGATATACGGCAGGCTGCAAGGCCCCGGGGATATGGCTGTGCGTATGGAACTTTTGGGCATCAGAATGGAGCAGTATGTTTTTGTCTACGCCCGTATGCAGAACTGTGCAGGCGGGCAGGCAGCGGATATGGAACCGGGACTATACGATTTTGTGGTATGCAATATCTGTGAGGAATCCTTAAGACAGACCAGTGTACAGGTGTATTCCGAGACAGATACTCTGGGATACTGTTTTATTGTGGTCTATCCAAGATCTGTGGACGGCAGGGACTGTGTCAGCCATTGTGTGCAGGCCTGTGAGGAGATCCAGAAAAATATAAAGGATATCACCATGGGGGATATATCTTTTGGGATCAGCCTTGCCCGGACTGACCCCTATTCTGTAAATATGTCTTACAAGCAGGCCGTGGAAGCCTGTGAGCAGTGCGTGTATATGGGGGAAGGTTCCAGCATTCTGGAATATACTGATGTGGCGGATGTGCAGATAAATACCTGGAACATTACAGAGGGAGAGCGGAAGCGGTTATTTTCGGAAGTTGCGAGAGGAAATATTGAGACCGCTAAGAATTTTGCAGGACAGATATTCGAGGGCTGTGATGATTTGGACGTTATGCGGTATGCTGCCATGGAGCTTTTGATAAGCTGTTTTCAGTATCTTGGGCACGAATCCCAGAAATTCCGGTCTGCTGTGGAAAAGACCTCCGTACTGACCGAGAGTATTGAGAAGATGTTTTCTTGCCATACACGACGGGAGTTGCTGGACTATCTGAAAAAGTCCCTGAGTTTTCTGGGAGACCAGAACAGAGGGGTTAAACTGGACCGGAACCAGCAGACAGCACAGCGTATTTTAAAATATATAGAGGAACATTACAGGGAGGACCTTTCCCTGGATTTCCTTGCCGAGTATTTTAAGATCAGCAAGACATATATCAACAGGCTGCTGAAGAACAATACAGGGAAAAGCTTTCTGGAAATCCTGCTGGACTGCAGGCTTGTAAAGGCAGAACAGCTTATTTCAGAGAACAGGTATAAAATTTACGAGGTGGCGGAAATAGTGGGCTACCATGACCTGAGTTATTTTATCCGGGTATTCAAGAAAAAATATGGGGTGACTCCCAATGTATACCGCAGAATATAATGCGCCATCCAGCCGAATACCAGTGAATTCAACACCCGCTATCTACGCCAGGAGCACGCCTGCAAAGCTAGTCGTAGCGCCGCGGATGGAGCATAACAGAAATAGAAAAAATGCGCACAAACAAAAGAGGGAGTGCGCATTTTTTTTATGGTTTCGTTTCCATATGTCCGGTTTTTACCATATTTTTGCATATGGATTTTCTGCGGGGATATTTATAATATAAGCATAACAACAAAGAAATGGTATTTCAAAGGAGGAAAAGTATGAAAGCAAAAAAGATGGCAGCACTGGCACTGGCCGGAGTGATGGGAGTTTCCACACTGCTCGCAGGGTGCGGAGGGGAGGGAAGCTCCCAGACCGGAGCGTCAGTGAAGAAAACTTCAGATGCAGGAGAGAAGTCATCCGGGGAGCGGAAGAAGATAACAGCGCTTCTCCGCTGTAGTGAGACATCCACAAAGTACATTATCCTGAAAAAGCTGCTGACAGATTTCAGTGAGGAGAAAGGGCTGGAA includes the following:
- a CDS encoding response regulator transcription factor, which translates into the protein MDLKVLILDDEYIILDGLCSFPWESYGCCVVGSAGDGAEGLALAAKHHPDIILSDIKMPGMDGLEFSKQIKLEDPDTEIILLTGYDNFSFAQQALRIGVCEYLLKPVNFREMHAVIEKVCSRIRLRNKKKKDDSEMRKKYQKTLPLVRSKLISDLIYGRLQGPGDMAVRMELLGIRMEQYVFVYARMQNCAGGQAADMEPGLYDFVVCNICEESLRQTSVQVYSETDTLGYCFIVVYPRSVDGRDCVSHCVQACEEIQKNIKDITMGDISFGISLARTDPYSVNMSYKQAVEACEQCVYMGEGSSILEYTDVADVQINTWNITEGERKRLFSEVARGNIETAKNFAGQIFEGCDDLDVMRYAAMELLISCFQYLGHESQKFRSAVEKTSVLTESIEKMFSCHTRRELLDYLKKSLSFLGDQNRGVKLDRNQQTAQRILKYIEEHYREDLSLDFLAEYFKISKTYINRLLKNNTGKSFLEILLDCRLVKAEQLISENRYKIYEVAEIVGYHDLSYFIRVFKKKYGVTPNVYRRI